A region from the Helcococcus ovis genome encodes:
- a CDS encoding RnfABCDGE type electron transport complex subunit D, which yields MFSKFFKKQNMMRTVLIAVSPIIIYGIYVFGWRTLALLVFNIIVACTVEYLSEKYMYKKAQITEAAIVTAILFTLTLSPGLPFWMSGVGVAFGIFFGKEVFGGFGKNVFNPAIVGRAFIYINFSTPMLTFNQAANSERLISGLGGFAKWITPVLDHTASPTPLLDLKINGSTVSVLNLFLGNIAGSIGEISTLLIILGGAYMIYKKVASWEIMVSSLIGFVVTSYALILIGVQGDILPPLQGLLVGGFIFGTVFMSTDPISAPKQVQAKWIYGIMIGFTVVIIRGFSLFPGGTMFAILIAEVFAPVIDYIFKEVNRKKRLAKKSTIVKKAVAND from the coding sequence ATGTTTTCTAAATTTTTTAAGAAACAAAATATGATGAGAACTGTACTCATAGCTGTGTCACCTATAATTATTTATGGAATTTATGTTTTTGGATGGAGAACACTAGCACTATTAGTTTTCAACATAATTGTGGCATGTACAGTGGAGTATTTATCAGAAAAATATATGTATAAAAAAGCTCAAATTACAGAAGCTGCTATTGTAACGGCGATTTTATTTACATTAACATTATCTCCGGGATTACCATTTTGGATGTCTGGTGTAGGGGTGGCATTTGGTATTTTTTTTGGTAAAGAAGTATTTGGAGGATTTGGTAAAAATGTATTTAATCCTGCGATAGTTGGTAGAGCATTTATTTATATAAATTTTTCGACACCGATGTTAACATTTAATCAAGCTGCAAATTCAGAAAGATTAATTAGTGGTTTAGGTGGATTTGCAAAGTGGATAACTCCTGTTTTAGATCATACTGCAAGCCCAACACCATTACTCGATTTAAAAATTAATGGGAGTACAGTAAGTGTATTAAATTTATTTTTGGGTAATATTGCTGGATCTATTGGTGAAATATCAACTTTATTAATTATCCTAGGTGGAGCATATATGATTTATAAAAAAGTTGCATCATGGGAAATTATGGTATCATCATTAATTGGATTTGTAGTAACATCATATGCTTTGATTTTAATCGGTGTTCAAGGAGATATTTTACCACCGTTACAAGGATTGTTAGTAGGAGGATTTATATTTGGTACAGTATTTATGTCAACAGATCCAATATCCGCACCAAAACAAGTTCAAGCAAAATGGATTTATGGAATTATGATTGGATTTACAGTAGTTATTATAAGAGGATTTTCTTTATTTCCGGGAGGAACGATGTTTGCGATTTTAATTGCCGAAGTATTTGCTCCTGTAATTGATTATATATTTAAGGAAGTAAATAGAAAGAAAAGATTAGCAAAAAAATCAACAATTGTTAAAAAGGCGGTGGCTAATGATTAA
- a CDS encoding 2-oxo acid dehydrogenase subunit E2: protein MFFRRKDGYKIEVDPFSRFIPLIMKERNDALVALNQEISLEPFDAYIRKVYDETGIRLSYMHIIYAAMARTYREKPKINQFIINGRYYMRNEIIISMVVKKAMTEDAAETTLKFKFKGDETPLQVREILNKEIQAEKDTNTDGKNATDIFVKGLSKTPLFILKFLVGSIKFLDKINMIPSSALEASPFHASAFITNLGSIGLDAALHHIYNLGTIGAFLSIGKKGKKIVKKKDKFIEEKIMNIGFVIDERICDGFYYAAAMRRFFRYLNNPEKLEEPVNLDD from the coding sequence ATGTTTTTTAGGAGAAAAGATGGTTATAAGATAGAAGTAGATCCTTTTTCAAGATTTATACCTTTAATAATGAAAGAAAGAAATGATGCTTTAGTCGCTTTAAATCAAGAAATTTCTTTAGAGCCTTTTGATGCTTATATTAGAAAAGTATATGATGAAACAGGGATTAGATTGTCGTATATGCATATAATTTATGCAGCTATGGCAAGAACATATAGAGAAAAACCTAAAATTAATCAATTTATTATAAATGGAAGATATTATATGAGAAATGAAATAATTATTTCCATGGTAGTAAAAAAAGCAATGACAGAAGATGCAGCTGAAACTACTCTTAAATTTAAATTTAAGGGGGATGAAACTCCTCTTCAAGTTAGAGAAATACTAAATAAAGAAATCCAGGCTGAAAAAGATACAAATACTGATGGTAAAAATGCAACAGATATATTTGTTAAAGGACTTTCAAAAACACCTTTATTCATATTAAAATTTTTAGTTGGAAGTATTAAATTTTTAGATAAAATTAATATGATACCGAGCAGTGCACTAGAAGCAAGCCCATTTCATGCATCTGCATTTATAACAAATTTAGGGTCTATAGGGCTTGATGCCGCATTACACCATATTTATAATTTGGGGACAATTGGAGCTTTTCTTTCAATAGGTAAAAAAGGAAAGAAAATTGTTAAGAAAAAGGATAAGTTTATAGAAGAAAAAATTATGAATATAGGATTTGTAATAGATGAAAGAATTTGTGATGGATTTTATTATGCAGCAGCAATGAGAAGATTTTTCAGATATTTAAATAATCCTGAAAAGTTAGAAGAACCTGTAAATTTAGATGATTAA
- a CDS encoding metal ABC transporter solute-binding protein, Zn/Mn family produces the protein MNKRINIVAFLLILCVVFTACGKNSADIVKNKMANDGTDKKDGKKLVYTTFFPVADLTKMIVGDKMDVKMIIKGNEEPHSFELKTDDMKNIIKSDLIIYNGANMESFIPDLEKAVGNKDKFLNLSQGLTLLKQGDGLTDGNELINPHTWLSVKNAIEQLDTIYKKLSSIDPENESYYKTNLEKSQEKFRELDKKFETELAKVNKKEKYFVVSHAAFNYLANDYGLKQVAVTGISPEDEPSAKQLKIIADFVKKNKISTIFFEGKATPKVAETLAKNTNTKTSTMYTMENLTQEEAKMGYLKLMELNLKALMESFNE, from the coding sequence GTGAATAAGAGAATAAATATTGTTGCTTTTTTGCTTATATTATGCGTTGTTTTTACAGCTTGTGGAAAAAATAGTGCTGATATTGTAAAAAATAAAATGGCTAATGATGGTACAGATAAAAAAGATGGTAAAAAATTAGTATATACCACTTTCTTTCCTGTAGCAGATCTTACAAAGATGATTGTTGGAGATAAAATGGATGTAAAAATGATAATAAAGGGTAATGAAGAACCGCATTCATTTGAATTAAAGACTGATGATATGAAAAATATTATAAAATCAGATTTAATTATATATAACGGTGCTAATATGGAAAGTTTTATTCCTGATTTAGAAAAAGCGGTAGGCAATAAGGATAAGTTTTTAAATTTATCTCAAGGATTAACTTTACTAAAACAGGGAGATGGATTAACAGATGGTAACGAGCTTATAAATCCACATACATGGTTGAGTGTAAAAAATGCTATTGAACAGTTAGATACGATATATAAGAAACTTTCATCCATAGATCCTGAAAATGAATCATATTATAAGACTAATTTAGAAAAGTCACAAGAAAAATTTAGAGAACTTGATAAAAAATTTGAAACTGAATTAGCTAAGGTAAATAAAAAAGAGAAATATTTTGTTGTTAGTCATGCAGCTTTTAATTATTTAGCTAATGATTATGGGTTAAAACAGGTTGCCGTAACAGGAATTTCTCCTGAAGATGAACCTTCAGCAAAACAATTAAAAATTATAGCTGATTTTGTAAAGAAAAATAAAATCTCCACTATATTTTTTGAAGGAAAAGCAACTCCAAAAGTTGCTGAAACACTTGCAAAAAATACAAATACAAAAACATCTACAATGTATACAATGGAAAATTTAACACAAGAAGAAGCGAAGATGGGTTATTTAAAACTTATGGAATTAAATCTTAAAGCTTTGATGGAATCTTTTAATGAATAA
- a CDS encoding 5'-nucleotidase C-terminal domain-containing protein yields the protein MIINFYHTNDIHSNYSFLRKVHKFMMENKTENDIYLDGGDYCDLMSVVVDSDKGESALDLLMECKLDLMGIGNNEIDLEFDSLSKLVNKYPMICSNLTDANDKDIPGLKKSEILEKFGKKFLILSSAPYFDDKGEHGKYNKFFELGNLKTQDSIKSLKNELNKYKGKYDYIIYLSHSGHIVDDMILKEIPEMDFIFGAHTHIIKNEGNYSMSGRGEALGKISLDISGNKIKLIENKQIYLDEIENEKFDKLLGKKIKHAENIMSKELLLNSELKFNPFEENELINFICDALMKYKKADLAIMHNGIAENDLVRPVSKKSLLKIFPSKLNPTIFHVKGINIKEAVKQSFDKKFITQSGKGAGFRGSVLGTLGFSKNVKVQKNPFNIFINNELIDDEKYYKVISDDYMQRGTWYKTICASDADSKFYKYFIRDLVKIYLTDEELFNSSKIKRIY from the coding sequence ATGATTATAAATTTTTATCATACAAATGATATACATTCAAATTATAGTTTTTTAAGGAAAGTCCATAAGTTTATGATGGAAAATAAAACTGAAAATGATATTTATTTAGATGGTGGTGATTATTGTGATTTAATGAGCGTTGTCGTTGATTCAGACAAGGGAGAGTCGGCATTAGATTTATTGATGGAATGTAAATTAGATTTAATGGGAATAGGAAATAATGAAATAGATTTAGAGTTTGACAGTTTGTCAAAACTTGTAAATAAATACCCTATGATATGCTCAAATTTGACAGATGCTAATGATAAAGATATACCTGGTTTGAAAAAATCTGAAATATTGGAAAAGTTTGGTAAAAAATTTTTAATATTAAGTTCTGCACCTTATTTTGATGATAAAGGAGAACATGGGAAATATAATAAATTTTTTGAACTTGGTAATCTTAAAACACAAGATTCAATTAAGTCTTTGAAAAATGAGCTTAATAAATATAAAGGAAAATATGACTATATAATATATCTTTCACATAGTGGACATATTGTTGATGATATGATACTTAAAGAAATACCTGAAATGGATTTTATTTTCGGAGCACATACACATATTATTAAGAATGAAGGTAATTATTCAATGTCAGGGCGTGGAGAAGCATTGGGTAAAATTTCATTAGATATATCGGGTAATAAAATTAAATTGATAGAAAACAAACAAATTTATTTAGATGAAATTGAAAATGAAAAATTTGATAAGTTATTAGGTAAAAAAATTAAGCATGCAGAAAATATTATGTCAAAAGAATTGTTATTAAATTCTGAACTTAAATTTAATCCTTTTGAAGAAAATGAGTTAATCAATTTTATATGCGATGCCTTAATGAAATATAAAAAAGCTGATTTAGCAATTATGCATAATGGTATTGCCGAAAATGATTTAGTTAGACCTGTGTCAAAAAAATCTTTATTAAAAATATTCCCTTCCAAATTAAATCCAACGATTTTTCATGTTAAAGGAATAAATATTAAAGAAGCAGTTAAGCAGTCATTTGATAAAAAATTTATAACTCAGTCAGGTAAAGGTGCAGGATTTAGAGGAAGTGTTTTGGGAACTCTAGGATTTAGTAAAAATGTTAAAGTCCAAAAAAATCCATTTAATATATTTATAAATAATGAATTAATAGATGATGAAAAATACTATAAAGTTATTAGTGATGATTATATGCAAAGAGGAACATGGTATAAAACAATTTGTGCTTCAGATGCAGATTCTAAATTTTATAAATATTTTATTAGAGATTTAGTAAAGATTTATTTGACTGATGAAGAACTATTTAACAGCTCAAAAATTAAAAGAATTTATTGA
- a CDS encoding NADH:ubiquinone reductase (Na(+)-transporting) subunit D encodes MNKYIKIFKDQLLYDNPVLVQIIGICSALAVTNSAKNSLIMGLALIFTTGLSSFVISIIKDIIPKHIRMVVQVFIISFFVIIVDIYLKAFMPDMSKTLGPYVGLIITNCIIMGRAESFAMVNSPVASLIDGMSAGLGYTLVLLAVAVIRELLGFGTLFGFQILPKTATTWTLMIMPPGAFFVLPIIMWIMYNFINKDKKEVK; translated from the coding sequence ATGAATAAATATATTAAAATATTTAAGGATCAATTATTATATGATAATCCTGTTTTAGTGCAAATTATAGGTATATGTTCAGCTTTAGCTGTAACAAATTCAGCTAAAAACTCTTTGATTATGGGATTAGCTTTGATTTTCACAACGGGATTATCATCTTTTGTAATTTCAATTATAAAAGATATTATCCCAAAACATATAAGAATGGTTGTACAAGTATTTATTATTTCTTTTTTTGTAATTATTGTTGATATTTATTTAAAGGCATTTATGCCGGATATGAGCAAAACATTAGGACCATATGTTGGTTTAATAATTACAAATTGTATTATAATGGGTAGGGCTGAGAGCTTTGCGATGGTTAATTCACCTGTTGCTTCATTAATAGATGGCATGTCAGCAGGTCTTGGATACACATTAGTTTTATTAGCGGTGGCTGTCATAAGAGAATTATTAGGTTTTGGTACTTTATTTGGATTCCAAATTTTACCTAAAACAGCAACTACATGGACATTAATGATAATGCCTCCTGGAGCATTCTTCGTTTTGCCAATTATTATGTGGATAATGTATAACTTTATTAATAAAGATAAGAAGGAGGTTAAATAA
- a CDS encoding NADH:ubiquinone reductase (Na(+)-transporting) subunit F encodes MIQVLTTTFIVAIISSIFAIILTIAHKVLNNYGFVELKINSEKNLKVEGGQSLLNALKNEKIFLPSACGGKGTCGYCKCKVNNGAGPVLATEKPLLTKAELESDVRLSCQLKVKSDIDIEIPEELFNVQEFEAILIEKIPMTDKIVKIRMELMGKKTINFKPGQFLQLQSKPYPKGDDYNAQDEAWDRAYSIASSTKDDKHVELLIGQVLDGRVSTYVHKVLNVGDKITLFGPFGDFYYNDDDNDEIVMVAAGTGFAPIRSILYHMLDNDIKKTARFYFGAKTKSDLFLLEEMKMFEEKLHDFKFMPTLSRPEESDNWDGDIGRVNNSIDKYIEEYKTYTAYICGSPAMISGIVKSLIAKGVNTDYIHFDEF; translated from the coding sequence ATGATTCAAGTACTAACAACAACATTTATAGTTGCTATAATCTCTTCTATATTTGCGATTATACTTACAATTGCACATAAGGTTTTAAATAATTATGGATTTGTAGAATTAAAAATTAATAGTGAAAAAAATTTAAAAGTAGAAGGTGGACAGTCACTTTTAAATGCACTAAAAAATGAAAAAATATTTTTACCATCAGCATGTGGTGGAAAGGGGACATGTGGATATTGTAAATGTAAAGTTAATAATGGTGCTGGTCCTGTTTTAGCTACAGAAAAGCCTTTGTTAACCAAAGCGGAATTAGAATCAGATGTAAGATTATCATGTCAATTAAAGGTTAAAAGTGATATTGATATTGAAATTCCTGAAGAATTATTCAATGTACAAGAATTTGAGGCGATACTTATTGAAAAAATTCCAATGACGGATAAAATCGTAAAAATTAGAATGGAATTAATGGGAAAAAAAACAATTAATTTTAAACCCGGACAGTTTTTACAATTACAATCAAAACCATATCCAAAAGGAGATGATTATAATGCTCAAGATGAAGCTTGGGATAGAGCATATTCAATTGCATCGTCAACTAAAGATGATAAACATGTTGAATTATTAATTGGCCAAGTTTTAGATGGGAGAGTTTCAACATATGTACATAAAGTATTAAATGTTGGAGATAAAATTACTTTATTTGGACCATTTGGAGATTTCTATTATAATGATGATGATAATGATGAAATAGTAATGGTTGCGGCAGGGACAGGATTTGCACCTATAAGATCGATATTATATCATATGCTAGATAATGATATTAAAAAAACTGCCAGATTTTACTTTGGAGCAAAAACAAAATCTGATTTATTTTTATTAGAAGAGATGAAAATGTTTGAAGAGAAATTGCATGACTTCAAGTTTATGCCTACACTATCCAGACCGGAAGAATCAGATAATTGGGATGGAGACATAGGTAGAGTAAATAATTCAATTGATAAATATATTGAAGAATATAAGACTTATACAGCGTATATATGTGGTTCGCCAGCTATGATTAGTGGTATTGTAAAATCACTGATAGCAAAAGGTGTAAATACAGACTATATCCACTTTGATGAATTCTAG
- the nagB gene encoding glucosamine-6-phosphate deaminase, which produces MEIIITKNYDEMSKKAADIVANTIKENPNAILGLATGSTPIGLYKELINKNENKEISFKNIKSVNLDEYIGLSGEHKQSYRYFMNKNLFNHIDIDKNNTYVPNGKAEDFLEECKNYEKIIDDLGGQDIQILGIGENGHIGFNEPSSKLELYTHIEDLQESTINANSRFFEKIKDVPTTAISMGMGSIFKAKKIILLASGVKKAKIMNTLKDSVISPLIPASFLKLHKNVIVIMDEEAGSLYVNEEISK; this is translated from the coding sequence ATGGAAATTATTATTACAAAAAATTATGATGAAATGAGTAAAAAAGCTGCTGATATAGTTGCAAATACTATAAAAGAAAATCCTAATGCTATTTTGGGTTTAGCAACAGGTTCAACACCTATAGGACTTTATAAAGAATTAATAAATAAAAATGAAAATAAGGAAATTTCATTTAAAAATATTAAATCTGTAAATTTAGATGAATACATAGGTCTTTCCGGAGAGCATAAACAAAGTTATAGATATTTTATGAACAAAAATTTATTTAATCATATTGATATTGATAAAAATAATACATATGTTCCAAACGGAAAAGCTGAAGATTTTTTAGAAGAATGTAAAAATTATGAAAAGATAATAGATGATTTAGGTGGACAAGATATTCAAATTTTAGGAATCGGAGAAAATGGACACATAGGATTTAATGAACCTTCAAGTAAATTAGAATTATATACTCACATAGAAGATTTGCAAGAATCAACAATAAATGCTAATTCAAGATTTTTTGAAAAAATTAAAGATGTTCCCACAACAGCTATTTCAATGGGAATGGGAAGTATATTTAAGGCTAAAAAAATTATATTATTAGCTTCAGGAGTTAAAAAAGCAAAAATAATGAACACATTAAAAGATAGTGTAATATCCCCACTAATCCCTGCAAGCTTCCTAAAACTTCACAAAAATGTAATTGTAATAATGGACGAAGAAGCTGGCAGTTTATATGTAAACGAAGAAATTTCTAAGTAA
- a CDS encoding FMN-binding protein, whose protein sequence is MINKNKKSLVYPALFMLVLSTVLTFLLAMLNEHTKSLVAKNAEFELKKKILYIFSIENDGTQKDVDNKFTKNIKKTDKKYNNKPIFKYEKEGKKAYAVSVQGSGLWGPIEAYVALSQDYNTILGLDFIRQSETPGLGGRIEESFYKEQYRNIRLKDIDKKVDSISGATMTSLSVVKLVSGDLAKFIKTMGENN, encoded by the coding sequence ATGATTAATAAGAATAAAAAATCATTAGTTTATCCGGCACTTTTTATGCTGGTTTTATCGACTGTGCTAACATTTTTATTAGCTATGTTAAATGAACATACTAAATCATTAGTTGCTAAAAATGCTGAGTTTGAGCTAAAAAAGAAAATATTATATATTTTTTCAATAGAAAATGATGGTACACAAAAAGATGTAGATAATAAATTTACAAAAAATATTAAAAAAACTGATAAAAAATATAACAATAAACCAATTTTTAAATATGAAAAAGAAGGGAAAAAAGCATATGCAGTTTCAGTGCAAGGATCGGGATTGTGGGGACCAATCGAAGCTTATGTTGCTTTAAGTCAGGATTACAATACAATTTTAGGGCTTGATTTTATAAGGCAATCTGAAACTCCAGGTTTAGGAGGACGTATTGAGGAATCATTTTATAAAGAACAATATAGAAATATTAGGTTAAAAGATATTGATAAAAAAGTTGATTCTATATCAGGGGCTACAATGACCTCTCTTTCAGTTGTAAAATTAGTGTCTGGTGATTTAGCAAAATTTATAAAGACAATGGGAGAAAATAATTAA
- a CDS encoding YwaF family protein, with protein MNFIKYFFRNNLDNNSFGLLSTFHLSAIIILILLTIFVISFKNKDRKKQENLLKLMGILLLSDKIMMFIWMVTSGFYTLEASLPVYNCRIVAWFFIYDIFIGNKILRKIGIYWGLMGGILAILMPEPYAFRFPHYTNFQFFIFHYLIFLIAIYNIVVRKESLDKKDLLFTVKFTAIYNLCVMIFTLLLRNYYPKANYGFLVEAPNVVKNLMPLQGILYYIFVLLLYSLIMVVMHFVGKLFCKLAIDK; from the coding sequence ATGAATTTTATAAAATATTTTTTTAGAAATAATCTAGATAATAATTCATTTGGGTTATTGAGTACTTTTCATTTAAGTGCAATTATTATTTTAATATTACTAACTATTTTTGTAATAAGTTTTAAAAACAAAGATAGGAAAAAGCAAGAAAATTTACTTAAATTAATGGGAATATTATTGTTAAGTGATAAGATTATGATGTTTATATGGATGGTTACTTCAGGGTTTTATACTCTTGAAGCATCATTACCGGTTTATAATTGTAGAATTGTAGCTTGGTTTTTTATTTATGATATATTTATAGGAAATAAAATATTGAGAAAAATAGGAATATATTGGGGGCTAATGGGAGGTATATTAGCTATACTTATGCCTGAGCCATATGCATTTAGATTTCCGCATTATACAAATTTCCAATTTTTTATCTTCCACTATTTAATCTTTTTAATTGCGATATACAATATTGTAGTTAGAAAAGAAAGTCTGGATAAGAAAGATTTATTATTTACAGTTAAATTTACAGCTATTTATAATTTATGTGTAATGATTTTTACTTTATTATTAAGAAACTATTATCCAAAAGCAAACTATGGATTTTTAGTTGAAGCACCAAATGTTGTGAAAAATTTAATGCCATTGCAAGGAATTTTATATTATATATTTGTATTGCTCTTATATTCATTAATAATGGTGGTAATGCATTTTGTTGGAAAGTTATTTTGTAAATTGGCAATTGATAAATAA
- a CDS encoding metal ABC transporter ATP-binding protein gives MNKVLEINDLSFSYDKDYILKDISFELSSGEFIAIVGENGSGKSTLLNLILSNLTPNNGKIKLFGDNILNDNHYRDIAYISQNAVNSYRNFPTTINELINNHLKYLKIKVGLEEYLKMVGLEEHRYKSLRQLSGGQLQRVGIVLALIKDASLILLDEPTSAIDKKFSRELFTILRKLSEKGKTIVIVTHELAEITDYVDYIIHLRGAKAHKHNINDWKELIKC, from the coding sequence ATGAATAAAGTTTTAGAAATTAATGATTTATCTTTTTCATACGATAAAGATTATATATTAAAAGATATATCATTTGAATTAAGTAGTGGAGAGTTTATAGCAATAGTTGGTGAAAATGGTAGTGGGAAATCTACGCTATTAAATTTAATTTTAAGCAATTTAACCCCAAATAATGGGAAAATAAAGTTATTTGGAGATAATATTTTAAATGACAACCATTATAGAGATATTGCATATATATCGCAAAATGCAGTTAACTCATATAGAAATTTTCCTACTACAATAAATGAGCTTATAAATAATCATTTAAAGTATTTGAAAATTAAAGTAGGTTTGGAAGAATATTTAAAAATGGTAGGCTTAGAAGAACACAGATATAAGAGTTTAAGGCAATTATCAGGAGGACAATTACAAAGAGTAGGCATAGTGCTTGCTTTAATTAAAGATGCAAGTCTTATTTTACTTGATGAACCCACAAGTGCGATTGATAAAAAGTTTTCAAGAGAATTATTTACAATTTTGAGAAAATTAAGTGAAAAAGGTAAGACTATAGTAATAGTAACTCATGAATTAGCGGAAATCACAGATTATGTTGATTATATTATTCATTTAAGAGGTGCAAAGGCTCATAAACATAATATTAATGATTGGAAGGAATTGATAAAATGCTAG
- a CDS encoding NADH:ubiquinone reductase (Na(+)-transporting) subunit E: MYINPLVIFFASIFTSNMIFSNFLGMCSFISVSKEVETATGLGIAVTFVLSITTVLNYFMNKLMVSLGIEYLNYIIFIVVIAAFVQILEMILERYVPNLYHALGIFLPLITVNCAILGVTLFMVTREYNFLQSLLFGIGSGIGWALAIISMAGIRARMNENALPKGLQGAPITLIITGIMAMAFIGFSGMVPIS; the protein is encoded by the coding sequence ATGTATATTAATCCCTTAGTTATATTTTTTGCTTCTATATTTACAAGTAATATGATTTTTAGTAATTTTTTAGGGATGTGTTCATTTATTTCTGTAAGTAAGGAAGTTGAAACAGCAACAGGTTTAGGGATTGCTGTAACATTTGTACTGTCAATTACAACAGTTCTTAACTACTTTATGAATAAGCTAATGGTATCATTAGGTATTGAATACTTAAATTACATTATCTTTATAGTTGTTATAGCCGCATTTGTTCAAATTTTAGAAATGATTTTAGAAAGATATGTTCCAAATCTTTACCATGCATTGGGAATTTTTTTACCACTTATAACTGTAAATTGTGCAATCTTAGGTGTTACATTATTTATGGTTACAAGAGAATATAATTTTTTACAATCATTGTTATTTGGGATTGGTTCAGGTATAGGTTGGGCGTTAGCTATTATTTCAATGGCTGGTATCAGAGCGAGAATGAATGAAAATGCCTTACCAAAAGGACTTCAAGGGGCTCCAATTACGCTTATTATAACAGGTATAATGGCAATGGCATTTATCGGATTCTCAGGTATGGTTCCAATTTCATAG